The genomic window AAGGTATGTATACCATCTATCCTGTGAACTCGAAGCTCCAGAATATCGGATTTGGAATAAATTCTACCCACTGTACAAGTTCAGGTTCAAAATACAAAACAGACCTTTATGAAAATAAGGTGGTTTTATCCGAAAATCTTGAATTAAATAACAAAATTCTCTATGAGTTCAAAAAATATTATGACTTAGATTTCATAGGGAAAATTGGATATTTTTTAAAAAAACACAATCTTTATAAATACTTTAAGTGGACTAAAAGCTACCTTAGAAAATAATTTATCACATGACATAGATTAAATTTTATGTGTCAGGAGGTATTAGTGTGATTGTGGCCAGATTTTTTTTGAAAACTTTATTAATCACTGTCCAACTTTTATGTTATTTTTTCATTAGCTACATTTTTAAATTGGAAAACAAATATCTTATCTATAGTTTTCTTATATATTTCGTTTTGAATTTTTTCAAAGGAACTTATTTCTTAAATAATAATTTGATTTGGGAAGACTTAAAAAAGCAGCTTGAGATACATTCTGAATTTTTTACTATTATCATCATAACTGACTTTGTATTCTTCGAATTTAAGCATGTCTGGTTTTTTCTATTTCTAAGTGTTACATTTATTTTTTTCAATATCTTTTTAATCAATTTTGTTAAGAATCATTTTTGGAAACATCTTAATAAAAAAATATTGGTAATCGGTACCGGTAATATTGCAAAACAGTTTTCTAAACTCATAAAAATCCACCATTCTTCCATGTATGATATTTTGGGATTCGTTTATATCAATGACGATCATGAGGTTCCTGAAGAACAAATAGTATGTAAGTATGAAGATATCCTTGATTTTATAAAAAATCACTCTATTGACCAAGTTATTGTCGCTCTTCCAGATACTGACCTTAAGAATTTAAACTGGAGAAAAATAGGTAATGACCTAGACGGGCATGTCAAAACATTAAAATTTATACCTGACAATAATGGTATATTCAATTTAAATTCCCAGATCCAGGATTATGACGGTTTGCTTCTAATAACAGCCACCCAGCAGATACATTCAAAATTCAGAAATATCATCAAAAGAATTATGGATATTTTATTAAGTTTTGGTGGGATCTTCATCCTGGGAATATTAATACTTCTTTTTTTTAAAAGAATAAAAAAAGATGGAGGACCAATATTTTTTAAGCATTCCAGGATAGGAAAAGACCTAAAGGAGTTTAAAATATATAAATTTAGAACCATGTATGTTGATGCCGAAGAAAGACTACAAGAGATGTTAAGAGATGAAGAAAAAAGAAAAGAATACTATAATAATTTCAAATTGAAAGATGACCCTAGAATTACTCCAATTGGTAAATTCCTAAGAGAAAGCTCATTAGATGAATTTCCCCAATTTATAAATGTCTTAAAGGGAGAGATGAGCCTTGTGGGACCTAGACCGATTGTAAAAAAAGAACTTGAACTGCATTATGGTAATGAAATAGGAAAAAAAGTTTTTCAAATAAAACCTGGAATAACAGGAATGTGGCAATCCCATGGGCGTTCAGATGTGGAAGACTACAGAGAGAGAATTGCATCGGACCTGTACTATATAAGAAACTGGTCTTTATGGCTCGATATAGTTCTCCTGCTTCAAACTATTAAATATGTGTTAAACCGAAAAGGAGCCTATTGACGTAACATAAATAAAAAAGTAGGAGTATATACAAACATACTCCTACTTTTTTAGGTAATGTAACACCTTTTGTGTATTCTCCAAGACTTAATTACTGAATAAACCAACAGGCTCTCTAGAATAAATATTCTGAGAGTCTGTCTTCATATTTAATTGCCAATTGTCCAAGAATCTGATCCCAACCTCTTTTAAAACTTCTATCCCATTTCTTATCTAAATCAATTACTACAAGATATAACTGCTTCAATAGATACATATCTGTAGGAAATACCCCCTTGGATTTAGTAACTTTTCTGAATTGCCTATGGACGTTTTCTATCACATTGGTTGTATACATCACCTTTTTTATTTCTTCTGTATACTCATAGAATGCACTTAATTGACTCCAGTTCACTTCCCAGCTCCTTAGAGCGTATGGATATTTCGCTTTCCAGGAATCCTTGATAGTATTAAGGGCAGTTAGTCCTGCTTCTTCACTTGGGGCGGTATAAATAGATTTTAAGTCATGCGCAAAAGATTTTCTGTCTTTGTAGCTTACATATTTTAGCGTATTCCTTATTTGGTGAACTATGCACCTCTGGATCTGAGCCTGTGAAAATACACTCAGAATAGCATTATCAAATCCATTCAGACCATCAACAGAAGCTATGAGAATATCTTTAACCCCTCTGTTTTTAAGATCAGTCATTACTGATAACCAGAATTTGGAGGTCTCATTCTCACCTATATATATTCCTAAAATTTCTTTTTTTCCCTCTAAAGTAACTCCTAAGACAACGTAGGCAGCCTTTTTAAGGATTCTATTCTCCTCTTTGACTGAATAGTGGACTGCATCAAGGAAAATGAATGGATATACAGGATCAAGAGGTCTACTCTGCCATTCCTGAATAAGAGGAATTAATTTATCAGTTATTCTACTAACACTTTCTGCAGATACTTCAAATCCATATATATCCTGAACATGAGAGCTGATATCCCTAGTACTCATTCCCTTTCCATAAAGCGATAGAATATTATCCTCCAATTTAGAGATGTCCCTTTGATGTTTTTCAACAATCTTAGGTTGATATGCACCTTCTCTGTCTCTGGGAACGAGGAGATCAATGTTTCCAGCGCTTGATTTAACAGTTTTCTTGTACTTACCATTTCTAGAGTTAGTAGTAGATTTATTGGCTAAATCATACTTGGAATATCCAAGCTCTTCTTTAATTTCGGCTTCTAAAGCTTCCTGGATAGTATCTTTAAAAATATCCTTTAAAGCTTCTTCGATATCCTTAATAGATTTAAAGTTTCCTTCTCTAACAAAATCTCTGACAAGTTCCTTCGGTAATCTAGCCATAAAAAAATCCCTCCCTTAATTACATAGATACTACAGTATCATTCAGTAATCAAGAGAAGGACTCAAAAACACAAAAATATTTACACTACCCTTTTTTATGTGTTCCTATAAAATAATTTATGTAGAATTATTTATTAATAGTTACTACTTTCTATAACAGATAGTAAGTCCCTTTAAAAAATTCCTCATAAATTTATCTCCACACTCCATATAATTCTTGTGATCTTTATTTCTAAATAAAGCCGATAGTTCAGAATTTGATAGTTCTAATCCCGCCGCTTTAAATACTTTCAACATATCGTCACTTCTTAAATTAAGAGCTATCTGCATTTTTTTCAATATCATATTATTTGTAAGTTTTTTTTCAGGCTTTTTTATTTCTCCATCTTTAGATTCTTTTTTACCTCTTTTCAGAGTTATAAATCCGTCTAAAAATAGGGTCATAATACGATCATTACATTTAATTTGTCCCTCTTCATCATCCTTTTTCAGAAAGTTTTTTAGATCTTCCACTGTAAGCTCATAACCAGAAATTCCAAAAGCTTCTATCATTTCAGAATCTTTAATATCTAAAGCGTATCTGAATCCCCTCATTATATCATTCTTACTCATATTTACCTCCAAACAAATTATATTTCATGATATCTATATAAAACATTTAAAAAGGCTAAGCTCTGTTGCT from uncultured Ilyobacter sp. includes these protein-coding regions:
- a CDS encoding sugar transferase, with the protein product MARFFLKTLLITVQLLCYFFISYIFKLENKYLIYSFLIYFVLNFFKGTYFLNNNLIWEDLKKQLEIHSEFFTIIIITDFVFFEFKHVWFFLFLSVTFIFFNIFLINFVKNHFWKHLNKKILVIGTGNIAKQFSKLIKIHHSSMYDILGFVYINDDHEVPEEQIVCKYEDILDFIKNHSIDQVIVALPDTDLKNLNWRKIGNDLDGHVKTLKFIPDNNGIFNLNSQIQDYDGLLLITATQQIHSKFRNIIKRIMDILLSFGGIFILGILILLFFKRIKKDGGPIFFKHSRIGKDLKEFKIYKFRTMYVDAEERLQEMLRDEEKRKEYYNNFKLKDDPRITPIGKFLRESSLDEFPQFINVLKGEMSLVGPRPIVKKELELHYGNEIGKKVFQIKPGITGMWQSHGRSDVEDYRERIASDLYYIRNWSLWLDIVLLLQTIKYVLNRKGAY
- a CDS encoding DUF1456 family protein → MSKNDIMRGFRYALDIKDSEMIEAFGISGYELTVEDLKNFLKKDDEEGQIKCNDRIMTLFLDGFITLKRGKKESKDGEIKKPEKKLTNNMILKKMQIALNLRSDDMLKVFKAAGLELSNSELSALFRNKDHKNYMECGDKFMRNFLKGLTICYRK
- a CDS encoding IS256 family transposase, with translation MARLPKELVRDFVREGNFKSIKDIEEALKDIFKDTIQEALEAEIKEELGYSKYDLANKSTTNSRNGKYKKTVKSSAGNIDLLVPRDREGAYQPKIVEKHQRDISKLEDNILSLYGKGMSTRDISSHVQDIYGFEVSAESVSRITDKLIPLIQEWQSRPLDPVYPFIFLDAVHYSVKEENRILKKAAYVVLGVTLEGKKEILGIYIGENETSKFWLSVMTDLKNRGVKDILIASVDGLNGFDNAILSVFSQAQIQRCIVHQIRNTLKYVSYKDRKSFAHDLKSIYTAPSEEAGLTALNTIKDSWKAKYPYALRSWEVNWSQLSAFYEYTEEIKKVMYTTNVIENVHRQFRKVTKSKGVFPTDMYLLKQLYLVVIDLDKKWDRSFKRGWDQILGQLAIKYEDRLSEYLF